In one Janibacter cremeus genomic region, the following are encoded:
- the ilvD gene encoding dihydroxy-acid dehydratase, whose protein sequence is MPELRSRTTTHGRNMAGARALWRATGMGEGDFGKPIVAIANSFTQFVPGHVHLKDMGQLVAGAIEEAGGVGKEFDTIAVDDGIAMGHHGMLYSLPSREVIADSIEYMVNAHCADALVCISNCDKITPGMLLAALRLNIPTVFVSGGPMEAGKAIIGEDGTAATRLDLVDAMVKAVDENVSDEEITAIEQSACPTCGSCSGMFTANSMNCLTEALGLSLPGNGSTLATAEARRDLFLDAGRLVVDLCRDYYDGDDESVLPRSIATKPAFANAMRLDIAMGGSTNTILHLLAAAQEAEVDFDQHDIDALSRVTPCLVKVAPNSSDFYMEDVHRAGGIPAILGELNRGGMLDTGVRAVHSTKLDEWLADWDIRSGTATERAKELFHAAPGGVRTTQAFSSTNRWTSLDTDPENGCIHSVDHAYSSEGGLAVLTGNLAPDGCIVKTAGVPEHQWTFSGPARVAESQEAAVEMILSKQVQEGEVVVIRYEGPKGGPGMQEMLYPTSYLKGTGLGPKCALITDGRFSGGSSGLSIGHVSPEAAAGGAIGLVQDGDVIEFDIPGRRVNLLVDDEELQRRRTEQDAKGWAPVSRDRPVSAALRIFAKFAQSADKGAARKVD, encoded by the coding sequence ATGCCTGAGCTGCGTTCCCGAACCACCACCCACGGTCGCAACATGGCCGGTGCCCGTGCCCTCTGGCGCGCGACCGGGATGGGCGAGGGTGACTTCGGCAAGCCGATCGTCGCGATCGCCAACTCCTTCACCCAGTTCGTGCCCGGGCACGTGCACCTGAAGGACATGGGCCAGCTCGTCGCCGGTGCCATCGAGGAGGCCGGGGGAGTGGGCAAGGAGTTCGACACGATCGCCGTCGACGACGGCATCGCGATGGGCCACCACGGCATGCTCTACTCGCTGCCGAGCCGCGAGGTCATCGCCGACTCGATCGAGTACATGGTCAACGCGCACTGCGCCGACGCCTTGGTGTGCATCTCCAACTGCGACAAGATCACGCCCGGGATGCTGCTGGCCGCGCTCCGGCTGAACATCCCGACCGTCTTCGTCTCGGGCGGGCCGATGGAGGCAGGCAAGGCGATCATCGGTGAGGATGGCACGGCCGCGACGCGCCTGGACCTCGTCGACGCGATGGTCAAGGCGGTCGACGAGAACGTCTCCGACGAGGAGATCACCGCGATCGAGCAGTCCGCCTGCCCGACGTGCGGCTCCTGCTCGGGCATGTTCACCGCGAACTCGATGAACTGCCTGACCGAGGCCCTGGGCCTCTCCCTGCCGGGCAACGGCTCGACGCTGGCGACCGCGGAGGCGCGCCGCGACCTCTTCCTCGACGCCGGCCGCCTCGTCGTCGACCTGTGCCGCGACTACTACGACGGGGACGACGAGTCGGTGCTGCCGCGCTCGATCGCGACGAAGCCCGCCTTCGCCAACGCCATGCGCCTGGACATCGCCATGGGCGGCTCGACCAACACGATCCTGCACCTGCTCGCCGCGGCGCAGGAGGCGGAGGTCGACTTCGACCAGCACGACATCGACGCCCTCTCCCGGGTCACCCCGTGCCTGGTCAAGGTCGCGCCGAACTCCAGCGACTTCTACATGGAGGACGTCCACCGCGCCGGCGGGATCCCCGCGATCCTCGGCGAGCTGAACCGCGGCGGCATGCTCGACACCGGCGTGCGGGCCGTGCACAGCACGAAGCTCGACGAGTGGCTCGCCGACTGGGACATCCGCTCGGGCACCGCCACCGAGCGGGCCAAGGAGCTCTTCCACGCCGCTCCGGGCGGGGTGCGCACGACGCAGGCCTTCTCCTCGACCAACCGCTGGACCAGCCTGGACACCGACCCCGAGAACGGCTGCATCCACTCCGTCGACCACGCCTACTCCAGCGAGGGCGGCCTGGCCGTCCTCACCGGCAACCTCGCCCCGGACGGCTGCATCGTCAAGACCGCCGGCGTGCCCGAGCACCAGTGGACCTTCTCCGGGCCGGCGCGGGTCGCCGAGTCCCAGGAGGCGGCCGTGGAGATGATCCTGTCCAAGCAGGTGCAGGAGGGTGAGGTCGTCGTCATCCGCTACGAGGGTCCCAAGGGCGGGCCCGGCATGCAGGAGATGCTCTACCCGACCTCCTACCTCAAGGGCACCGGCCTCGGCCCGAAGTGCGCCCTGATCACCGACGGCCGCTTCTCCGGTGGGTCGTCCGGCCTGTCCATCGGACACGTCTCCCCGGAGGCCGCCGCCGGTGGTGCGATCGGGCTCGTGCAGGACGGCGACGTCATCGAGTTCGACATCCCCGGTCGTCGGGTCAACCTCCTCGTCGACGACGAGGAGCTGCAGCGGCGCCGCACGGAGCAGGACGCGAAGGGGTGGGCTCC
- a CDS encoding ATP-binding cassette domain-containing protein: MTQTLLRIPEAPAPPPSPASVDPSRHVDWRRMASPWTVVALTCAFIAAIALTLGTVIMGRLAEEPTSTLVWVLAACIVGGALIDTVGKIVWVGLSDKAEGRLREDLLDAVLAQPVPVLAEQAVGEILDRVDDDTHEVGNLIRWQVWMFFRAAFAVLPMWIVAGITWWPAWLLFPLLGSLTALVIRPLLGEIARRKVVEEIAWTDHASALEEGIAGRDDLRTSLGQAHVLQRVAALSARVHHELLRVLLVERALARRAGLLLHALLAATAVAGVALAARDHMSVAALVTLFLVTATFVGQISMLANHMSDLQEGFGAVMRLRQTLGVQPEPEGGRDVPGDGPVALDFHDLDFSYEEGAFALRGVDLRVPAGETMAFVGRTGSGKSTLASFVSRAIEPPRGSVLLGGVDVLDLDVQRLRAVVGVVTQRTEVLAGTLAENIAIFEDVPRGQIEQAVVELGLSEWVAGLPDGLDTLLGPGGTTLSAGEEQLVAFARLLVRDVRVVVLDEATARMDPVTERRVISAADRLLTGRTGVLIAHRLTTIERAPHVAVLDQGRVVQQGARAELARAEGPFRDLLLASRTSQQPVDQPDTEAEVAHATLDDPGSPTGGRRRSDGPVAVREVGDGPSLGRGILHALLIRPAWGLLGALLFLIGSLAGAQGAVTGLLWGLIVERLERGEPVGWLTTAIVAGLVLTPLVFAQAFVTYPRWWVEVMLRTRISVLHGQTVQTRLPRTPPGEVVARSMDADRYARYADRWVDFVNGLVITGLTSLLAGTWVAGAILLTVMVTSALASTLGRPAAGRSAAAASTARARFGRALVSALESMRTVKLAAATSAVRRHLREVDAGRVAAAVREHRIQAFLQGVPMVMVQCGVVAAWAVYFLDGWSLATALLVSSAVAGFEWFGRVAGLVVTEAPGTRHWQVETSRFAGGVDLMDLPEGVDLVSGEAPGPTPVGRVPLEQLRLRGVSAVHEDGTIGVSGVDLAVDAGELVLLVGQVGSGKSSLLAALAGLVDHRGEVLWNGHPVEEVQTFMRPGQVAHVAQVPRVLSGTFGDNVRLGHQRPFESPIADARLASDIEEAGGPHAVVGHRGVRLSGGQVQRLALARAMATEAELLLADDVSSALDAATEIELWQALRERGATVIGATSKRAALERADRVVVLVAGRVAASGPWESLAPRWGHLAG; the protein is encoded by the coding sequence ATGACCCAGACCCTTCTTCGCATCCCCGAGGCCCCGGCACCACCCCCGTCGCCCGCCTCCGTGGACCCTTCCCGACACGTCGACTGGCGGCGGATGGCCTCGCCGTGGACCGTCGTCGCGCTGACGTGCGCCTTCATCGCCGCCATCGCCCTCACCCTCGGCACGGTGATCATGGGCCGTCTCGCCGAGGAGCCCACGAGCACCCTCGTGTGGGTGCTCGCCGCCTGCATCGTCGGCGGTGCGCTCATCGACACCGTGGGCAAGATCGTCTGGGTCGGCCTGTCGGACAAGGCAGAGGGGCGCCTGCGCGAGGACCTCCTCGACGCGGTGCTCGCGCAGCCCGTCCCCGTCCTCGCCGAGCAGGCCGTCGGGGAGATCCTCGACCGGGTCGACGACGACACCCACGAGGTCGGCAACCTCATCCGTTGGCAGGTGTGGATGTTCTTCCGCGCGGCCTTCGCGGTGCTGCCCATGTGGATCGTCGCGGGCATCACGTGGTGGCCGGCGTGGCTGCTCTTCCCGCTGCTCGGGTCCCTGACGGCCCTCGTCATCAGGCCGCTGCTCGGGGAGATCGCCCGCCGCAAGGTCGTCGAGGAGATCGCCTGGACCGACCACGCCAGCGCGCTCGAGGAGGGCATCGCGGGTCGGGACGACCTGCGCACGAGCCTGGGCCAGGCGCATGTCCTCCAGCGCGTGGCCGCGTTGTCCGCGCGGGTGCACCACGAGCTGCTGCGGGTTCTGCTCGTCGAGCGGGCGCTGGCCCGGCGGGCCGGGCTCCTGCTCCATGCGCTCCTGGCCGCCACGGCCGTGGCCGGGGTGGCGCTCGCCGCGCGCGACCACATGTCGGTCGCTGCACTCGTCACCCTCTTCCTCGTCACCGCCACCTTCGTCGGGCAGATCTCGATGCTCGCCAACCACATGTCGGACCTGCAGGAGGGCTTCGGCGCGGTCATGCGGCTGCGCCAGACGCTCGGGGTGCAGCCGGAGCCGGAAGGGGGCCGCGACGTCCCCGGCGACGGCCCGGTAGCCCTGGACTTCCACGACCTGGACTTCTCCTACGAGGAGGGCGCCTTCGCGTTGCGGGGCGTCGACCTGCGGGTACCGGCCGGGGAGACGATGGCCTTCGTCGGTCGGACCGGCTCCGGGAAGTCCACCCTCGCCTCCTTCGTCTCCCGGGCGATCGAGCCACCTCGTGGCAGCGTCCTGCTGGGAGGGGTCGACGTCCTCGACCTCGACGTCCAGCGGCTGCGCGCGGTCGTCGGCGTCGTCACCCAGCGCACCGAGGTGCTCGCCGGGACCCTCGCGGAGAACATCGCGATCTTCGAGGACGTCCCCCGCGGGCAGATCGAGCAGGCCGTCGTCGAGCTCGGGCTGAGCGAGTGGGTCGCCGGCCTGCCCGACGGGCTGGACACGCTCCTCGGCCCCGGCGGGACGACGTTGTCGGCCGGCGAGGAACAGCTCGTCGCCTTCGCCCGGCTCCTTGTGCGCGACGTGCGCGTCGTCGTCCTCGACGAGGCGACGGCACGGATGGACCCGGTCACCGAGCGCCGGGTCATCTCCGCCGCGGACCGACTGCTCACCGGCCGCACCGGTGTGCTCATCGCCCACCGCCTGACGACGATCGAGCGGGCACCGCACGTCGCGGTCCTCGACCAGGGGCGCGTCGTGCAGCAGGGGGCGCGTGCCGAGCTGGCCCGTGCCGAGGGTCCCTTCCGGGACCTGCTCCTGGCCAGCCGCACGAGCCAGCAGCCGGTCGACCAGCCGGACACGGAGGCCGAGGTCGCCCACGCCACCCTCGACGACCCCGGCAGCCCGACCGGGGGCCGACGCCGCAGTGACGGCCCCGTGGCCGTGCGCGAGGTCGGGGACGGGCCATCGCTCGGGCGCGGGATCCTGCACGCCCTGCTGATCCGGCCCGCGTGGGGTCTCCTCGGAGCCCTGCTCTTCCTCATCGGGTCCCTCGCCGGCGCCCAGGGCGCCGTGACCGGACTGCTGTGGGGACTCATCGTCGAGCGGCTGGAGCGAGGTGAGCCGGTGGGCTGGCTGACGACCGCCATCGTCGCCGGTCTGGTCCTCACGCCGTTGGTGTTCGCCCAGGCCTTCGTCACCTATCCCCGGTGGTGGGTCGAGGTCATGCTGCGCACCCGGATCTCGGTGCTCCACGGCCAGACGGTGCAGACCCGCCTGCCGCGCACACCGCCCGGTGAGGTGGTGGCCCGCTCGATGGACGCCGATCGCTACGCCCGCTACGCCGACCGGTGGGTCGACTTCGTCAACGGTCTGGTCATCACCGGCCTGACCAGCCTGCTCGCCGGGACGTGGGTGGCCGGCGCCATCCTGCTCACCGTCATGGTCACCTCGGCGCTCGCGTCGACGCTCGGACGTCCCGCTGCCGGACGCTCGGCCGCGGCGGCCTCCACCGCCCGGGCCCGCTTCGGCCGGGCCCTCGTCTCGGCACTCGAGTCGATGCGCACGGTCAAGCTCGCCGCCGCCACGTCCGCCGTGCGTCGCCACCTGCGCGAGGTCGATGCAGGTCGCGTTGCCGCCGCGGTGCGGGAGCACCGCATCCAGGCCTTCCTCCAGGGCGTGCCGATGGTCATGGTCCAGTGCGGCGTGGTGGCGGCGTGGGCTGTCTACTTCCTCGACGGGTGGAGCCTCGCGACGGCGCTGCTCGTCTCGAGCGCCGTCGCCGGCTTCGAGTGGTTCGGCCGGGTCGCCGGGCTGGTCGTCACCGAGGCTCCCGGCACCCGCCACTGGCAGGTCGAGACGAGCCGTTTCGCCGGGGGCGTGGACCTCATGGACCTGCCGGAGGGAGTCGACCTCGTCTCCGGGGAGGCTCCCGGGCCGACGCCGGTGGGCCGGGTTCCCCTCGAGCAGCTGCGGCTGCGTGGGGTGTCGGCCGTCCACGAGGACGGCACCATCGGGGTCAGCGGCGTCGACCTCGCCGTCGACGCCGGGGAGCTGGTCCTGCTCGTCGGCCAGGTGGGCTCGGGCAAGTCCAGCCTGCTCGCCGCCCTGGCCGGCCTCGTCGACCACCGGGGCGAGGTGCTGTGGAACGGCCACCCCGTCGAGGAGGTGCAGACCTTCATGCGGCCCGGCCAGGTGGCGCACGTCGCCCAGGTGCCGCGGGTGCTCTCGGGGACGTTCGGCGACAACGTCCGGCTGGGCCACCAGCGGCCCTTCGAGTCGCCGATCGCGGACGCACGGCTCGCCTCCGACATCGAGGAGGCGGGTGGACCGCACGCGGTCGTCGGCCACCGCGGGGTGCGCCTGTCGGGTGGCCAGGTGCAGCGGCTCGCGCTCGCCCGGGCCATGGCCACCGAGGCCGAGCTGCTCCTGGCCGACGACGTCTCCAGCGCACTCGACGCGGCCACCGAGATCGAGCTGTGGCAGGCGCTGCGCGAGCGCGGCGCGACCGTCATCGGCGCGACCTCCAAGCGGGCCGCGCTGGAGCGGGCCGACCGGGTCGTCGTGCTCGTCGCCGGTCGCGTCGCCGCCTCCGGTCCGTGGGAGTCGCTCGCACCGCGGTGGGGGCACCTCGCCGGCTGA